The stretch of DNA ccttaatgggccgcctgtttttttttttaaattcaaatgcccccaaaatatatcaaatgaatgaatatttcaaaaaatttgacaccattacattcctcgcaacttgaagtatttttatgaattttttgggattttttcatttcctggaattcaaatttaaaatttgaattttgcccCGGTTTGAACcgcccggaaccggaaccgggccggaccggttacaccggtaaccgcggtaaccggtccggttcccagcggtttttttaaccctggtcACATACTCACATCTAAGaaaattttattatttaaaagtttaaataaaatttaattatatttttttatgcagatgggtgctaatttgcgagacgaatctaatgagcataattaattcATGCTTTGCAACAGTTATGCTATAGTAATCATCAAATTTATCTCGCAATTTGTCCGCATGACAATTTAGTTTtttaatcaaattttatttaatacttttaataaATAATAAGATTTTTTAGATGTGATAGAGATTAAAGTTTAGTCTCTGAATTCAAACACCACCAAATTTTTGGAGCAATCAGGGTCCAGACGTCCAGTTAGGTAGCTGGTTTCCCTAGACAAACTATTTTTGGAGCAATCAGGGTCCAGACGTCCAGTTAGGTAGCTGGTTTCCCTAGACAAACTGTATGACTCAAACAAGCATCCCTTTTCCTAATCTCGTCTGTAGCTATAGGTCTGATGCTGTATTAGCACACCTAATTGGACCTGCAAATATCAATTTATCTTTTTCAGATGTTTTCCCGTCTTGAATTCTTGATGCTCGCACGAACGAGAAGGAAAATTCTAGAAATCAAATACGGGCCTCCAGCCCTCCACTCAATTGAGAGGACAACTACAAAagaacataatttttttttaaaaaagctcgtcttcttttttttcagataagaaataaaataaaaattccaCCTCGAGCAACCTCGTTCGCTTCTAGTTGGCCTTTCCTGCCTCCGGGCGGCAAGATCCAAGCCCCCCAACCGCCAACAAATCTCACACGAATCGCAAGAACAAGGACCAATCCCCCTCCGTCACTCGCATCTGCTTGCTCGCCCGGCGGCTGCCACTCGCATCAGATCGAGGCAGCTACTCTCGTCTTATATAATCCATTCCGCTCGGTCCGATTCagcttcccctcctcccccATTCCCCGTCGATAAAACCGATGCATCGCCCCGCCTCGCAAACcctagcggcggcgggaggaggaggacgaagaCAAGGCTACAGCGCGTGAGGGTTGGTTCGGTTCAGGTCCGGTCCGGTCGGGTCCAGTCCGGTCCGCCGCGATGCCGTGGCTCGAGATGTGGCTgcctcccgcggcgggggagggagcggtggcggcggggctgttcctcgacggcggcgacgcggcggcgcacggtgcCCTCCTCGCGGCGATGCCCGGCTGCTCGGTGCCGCTCGGGGCCcggtcacggcggcggcggggggcgccGCCGGGATTCCTGTCGctgacgatgtcggtgaagggGGGCAGGGGGTTCGTGCCTGGCCCGGTGGGGCTGATCGCGGGCGCGGAGGAGAAGGGCGGAgccgaggaggcggaggcgctggTCCCGGGGAAGAAGGCGGTGGAGGAcgtcgcggtggcggagggGAACGTGCTACTGCTGCaggagaaggaaaaggagaaggacgCTCGTGCTGGAGCTGGCGCGCTGAACATGACCAAGCATCTCTGGGCTGGAGCTGTCGCTGCCATGGTGTCTAGGTATGGCCGCAGCGTCCGTATTGACATTGATAGCACTattaatccaccccattgcattCAGTTATATTTTGTTTTTACATCTTTAGGATGGTAGATAAGTTAATAATTCGTGCTGTTATTATTGAATCTGAAATTCACCAAATAAGTGCTGGCCTCAAATTGCATGTGGATGTCGTTGCCACTCTGTTCTCAGTAGTCTTCTGATCTTGTTCTAGATGACCTGCGCGTGTCAGATGTTTCTGGATTTAAGCTAGATAGTTTATTGTAGGCTATGATTCAGTATTGCATTTAGTAGCTAGCAGCTTAGCATGATTACTTAGCTAGTGAAAATGTATCAGACTTTTGGTATTGAACAATATCAGATTCTTTTGATTTGAATGTTGGGGAATTAATTGTTATTTGGTAGTTGCTACTTCTCAGGCTCTGTGAGGATTGAGTATATTGACCTTTAGACCAATGTTTTTGAGGCGTCGCCTagtcgtcgcctaggcgacaaggcgtgGTAGAGGGCCAAGGCGTCCGGGTCGCCACACCTCAGCCTGTATGGCGTCCGCCTCAAAGGattaggcgtcgcctaggcgcgAATGGCGTCGGGCGGACGCTTACAGCCAGGTAGCGGAACCCATGGATGGTGAAGGAAGCAAGAGCAGCGATGAGATTAGGATCGCAAAATGGGTTGTCGGGGGTGTGATTCCATCTATGCTTACTTCATGGTGCCCATATTGCTCGATTTCACCCCTCCTCAGCTTGATTTTGCCGCTGCGCCGTACGCCATGGAAGAGGAGCGGGCAGAGCAGGGGTGGTGCGCCATGGAGTAGAGCGGATGGAGCAGGGGTGATGCGCCATGGAGGGGAGGCAGGCTGCTGTGCGCACCACCGCCGGGGATGTGGCCAGCCCGGAGAGATCCAGCCTGCAGAGGAAGGAGATGAGATTGGGGGGAGATATGActggcggcgggggggggggggggggggggggagatacGACTGGCGGCGGCTGCACGTCTGTGTCGTGTGTGCTCTGTCATGGAGGTGCTAGGGCAAGTATGAGGTGGAGATGGGCTGGATGGGTCAAATTGCAGCCCATGTAGTACAAGGTTAGTTGGCATATTGGCCTTTCATCGTATAATGGGCTGGACATGGGAGAAGAGCTTTTggaaaggaaaggaaggaaCCTAGGCTCAAGAATTGGCAACAAACGAGCTGCACTGGTGTATAAAATTCTAGCTTACAACGCCTAAGCAATGTGTgtatggcgtcgcctaggcgtccgccACAAACGCCTAGGCGTTGTGAAGGGGGTCaggcgccgcgcctcgccgcaAAAACATTGCTTTAGACGCGAATTCAATGAAGTTGCTCCTCACAAGTCATAGCTATTAGTCCAGTGTTTGAACAGCATGAGTGCAACAGGTTAATTCAAGCACTTATGTTGGCATTATGGCATACGTTTCAACTGGGATGAAAGTTAGAAGTTTCAGGTGGCCAAGCTCCCTTTCCATCTCATGAGGAAATTGGATTCATGCAATTAGCCCAAATAGAATCACAAGCCTAGAGATTTGAAATTAAACTTGCATAGGTTCTTGGGTATTTTGAGTGATATCTTGAGTCTTGACAACATGCCTAATCTTGCTTCTGTTTCCTCAGAAAATTATGGATCCAAGTTGACACTGTGTGCTTAGTAGGCTTAAGTTATGTGCTATTTGAGATAGTTACTGGCTATAGGGCTGGTTGATTGTGAGCTTTTGCTGTTCAACCTGTGAAGAAGGGAATTAAGTTCACTTATTTTGTTTGCTTTGATGTGTTGGCTGGTTTGTTTTTGACTTACTGTTGAATGGATTGATTTGTAGTCTCATCTTCTTGGGATCTCGCCTCCGTTTTTGTCCTTCCAATACTGTTGCTTCTTGAGATATCAGACATTGGGTATTGAAGTTTCATGATTGCCCTCTGTTGCTACTTCTAGATTTGGAAGAAACAGAATTATATTCTTTAAATCTGATTAACTATCTTTGCTTTTGAGAAATTTAATTGATCATAAGTGAGGTGTTCATAAGTACCCAGCAATCCGCAGAATCCCGGCCTCCACTGACATTATTATTTCTGGCCGTAATTGGCATGCTAGCTGCTCAATTTTATCTGATTGTGTATTGATGATGATCTTTTTATGTTATGATCCAATAAATCTTAAAAGTGACaaccaaaagaaactaaaaAAGACCTGGTAGGAGCTTCTCCTAGTCTGTTTCATTTGCAGTTTGTTACTGCCAAGTAGGTAAGCCTTTCGATTTAGCTCACCTTCATGATAAGTACTATGCACCGTGAGTCTATGTAGTCACTCCAGCTATATAGGTATTGCTTCcgtaattattattattttgttttttaggAAAATAGTAGGGTTGTTGCTTTCCTAATttttttcgtttcatgcagaacAGTTGTTGCTCCTCTTGAGAGGCTAAAGTTGGAGTATATAGTTCGTGGGGAGCAGAGGAATCTATTTGAGCTTATGCATGCTATTGCAAAAGCACAAGGGTTGAAAGGATTTTGGAAAGGGAACTTTGTCAATATTCTCCGCACTGCTCCATTCAAAGCAGTGAACTTCTATGCATACGACACTTACAGAAAGCAACTGCTCAAATGGTCTGGTAATGAAGAAACTACAAACTATGAGAGATTTATTGCTGGTGCTTTCGCTGGTGTAACCGCAACACTGATGTGCATACCCATGGATACGGTATGTATCTTTAAATATTTTGTATCCTTGATTTCTTTCATCTTTCATTTTGTGTCATCTTCTCATTTTATATGACCTGATTTGAACTGTTGATTTCAGATTAGGACAAGGATGGTAGCTCCTGGGGGTGAAGCTTTGGGTGGGGTTATAGGTGTTGCCCGTCACATGATCCAAACTGAAGGATTCTTCTCTCTGTATAAGGGATTAGTGCCTTCTCTTATCAGCATGGCACCCTCTGGTGCTGTATTTTACGGAGTGTATGACATATTGAAGATGGCTTATCTTCATTCACCTGAAGGAAAGAAGAGGGTATCGATGATGAAGCAGCAAAAACAAGAGGCAAATGCATTAGACCAACTTGAGCTGGGTACTGTCAGGACCCTACTCTATGGGGCCATTGCCGGGTGTTGTGCAGAAGCCGCTACGTACCCATTTGAAGTAGTTCGGAGGCAGCTACAGATGCAAGTAAAAGCAACAAGAATGAATGCATTTGCAACATGCCTTAAAATTGTTGATCAAGGTGGAGTACCAGCACTTTATGCTGGTCTGATTCCCAGCTTGCTACAGGTATGTTATTTGTCTAGCAGAGAATCTACATCTATATATGTTGAGGGGCTAGGCCTCCCCATTCATCAGTTGATTTGTAGATTTAGCAAACTAGCAATCACACTTGGGTTTAGGCGCATGATGATTCATGTAAAGAGAGGATATATCCATGGGAAAGATATTTAGTGGAAGTGACAAAGTTTTTGACATATGATTTATCTAAAGAGGCAAATTAATGAGTGCATGCTGACTGATAGCAAGGCTTTCATGCCACTCATGCAAAAATTAAGCACTATATATGATTTAAAAAGAAAGCATTCAGAACTTCAGATTAGTTGAAGCTATACTAGCCTGTTTCAGATTACCTAAACATTGCATGCTACTCTGTTTCTGATGACCTGAAGTAATTGGCTTCCTCCTTTTCTTCAGGTTCTGCCGTCAGCGTCAATAAGCTATTTTGTTTACGAGCTGATGAAGATAGTCCTGAAAGTGGAGTAAATGCAAATTAATACTTGAGCCTATGAAGCAAGTCCAAAGGGGATTGGCTCACATCACCTTGacggaaattaaaaaaaaatcagtaccTTATCAGTAAATTTAGCATCTATTTTTCTGGTAGCCTTGCTCGTGAAAGCTTCAGATACTCAGAGGGTAGCTTCACGTTGGTAAAAGTATTACTCATCTTGAGGTATGCATCACTAATCCACAAGACTGTACACAGTGAGGTTCTGCTCAACATCGGATCCGATCGCTTATTCATTGAAGATAGTTCTATGCCCCAGAGACATCTGGGCCTCCTCGCCCAAGTTCAATTGACAAAATTTTCCACCCTTAATCTTTGATGTATTGACATATTGACTGCATTCAGAGTGAAATTTGGGAGATTCTTGTTCTGACCGTCCCATGCATCCATGTTTTGACTAGTCTCCTGCAGCCTGTTACTGTCCGATGCACAATTGAAGGATACGAAGTGTTTCTTTTTTGGTGATGGAAGGTCACAAATTGTTAGATGTACAATAACCGTTAATCGTAAACACGATTATGGTTGTAGTCAGCTAGTCATGAATGTTTCAGTCTCTTGATGTTGACCTGTGCACGTCAGACATCAAACGGTTGGGCAGCATGGGCATGTTTATAGCGTCACAGTTTCCTGATCCAGAAGGCCGGGTGGCTGCAGGCTGTATCGATGTGTCTCTCAGTCCTGCGACTGCGCGGTCGTCGGCGGATGCTTGTGATGGCTGCCCGATCGTGTTCGGTGAGTGGCAAACAGGCGGCAGCAACATTGGCGTGCGCCTGGTTTCGTGGACGCCAGGAACACTGCACTGGCATGACCGCACGAGGGATGATGCACTGCCTGCAGACGGGGCAGGCACGTTTTGCTGGCGCACTGTGCTGTAAGAATCGGGAGTAATTTTAATGATGCTGAAATCCCCTGCTTGAAAGAGGCACTGGGGCCTGGGAGCAACAGAATTTTAACCATCCGATTCCGAAGTGAGCACTGGGGCATTTTGCAACATCTTAGCCCAAGCAGGCTCCCAGCAAACCCGTGCTCGACGCATTCCGACGACTAGTGATTATGAAAATGCGTAGGTCTGTGTCACGGGCTCAGGAATATATATACTATTGCTAATTACCCAAGGCATGTTCGAGCTGGAAAGATGAGGCGATTAGGTGCGGAGTCACTATCTGATGCACGACTCTACTGCCGCTAGGTACTAATCCTATGCACCCTGATGGTTATCTCTCGAAAACCATGAGAAAACCGCTTTATCGAGCTAGGCTGTAAGCCGTGAGAATCCATTTTCAGTATCCGGTTGTTAGAGGAGTCAATGGCCTATTGGACCTTAGTccattagggttaattagtcGTTTGCTTAGGAGTcaagtaaacctctctatataaggagagTTGATGTATAaatctaatcaagcaagagattagaagaaaatcccttctctcttgccggccgtgggcgaaGCCCCGCAGCCGGCGTTCCCAGCGCCCCCCACCCTAGCCGCCTCTCTCTCGCCCTCGCAGCCCAGGTATCTCGTGAACAGTACCCGCGGCCACTGTAGCACCAGGGGGTACTGTAGTGCGACAGCAACCGTCACTTCTTCCTCCACAATCCTCTCAATCCCACCTGCCTCTTCCCCCTTGCGCGACCACAGCGCCCAGAAGCCGTCGGGCGCGCATCATCCtccgtcctcctccttcccacGCCTACAATCTGCGTCCACGCCTTGGTAGGGATCCAATTCCTATCAATCTGGTATCAGATATGCCAGGAGACAACAAGTCtgagccaccaccgccgccgccaaccatgGAGGGTCTGGCCGCCCTGATGACCAAGCTGCTGAGCAGCAGGGGCGACATGGAGGCGCGCATGAAGGCCCGCCTGACCTTGTTGGAGTCAAGGTTCGCGACCGCCTTCCCATCGTTCACCGCCCCTAGCCCCGTGCCTCCACAGCAGCACGGCGAGGGCATCTTCTAAGGGGGCGTAGATGGCACCCAGGcaacggcgccgccgctgccggttgCAGCGCGCTGCTGGCATCCAGTCGCCCCTGCAGCAGTAGCCTTGCCACAGCTCAGGAAGAAGAAGGCGTTTGCGTGGGAGAATgcctgccatgtgtttgcagtggtgcggctgcaggctgcagcacgcGGCCTCCTAGCGCGGCGTCGGCTGCAGAAGATGCGCTTGGAGATGCAAGAGTCGGATTTGACAGCGATCAACCTCGGCAAATGGGGGGCGCAACCTTGTCCCGTTGGAAGGCCACTAGCGCTCGCGCCAACTCGCCGTTGTCTTCAAGCGCGTGCTAGGTAGCGAACTCCAATTCTACAGCAGCGATAAGGGAGGCGCTTTGCTCCTTGTCATCGGCGGAGGCACATCGCCTAGCGCCATCACATTCCGTCACCGGCAGCCACGAGGACGTCTCCGCTGGTCTCTGTTGCGACTAATTTCCGGTGGCGATATCTGTCCTCCCCTCTCGTTCCGATGGTCTCCATGGGATCCAGGCGGCTACTTACGTGCAGGTCCAGCACAAGGAGGGTGTCCGCCGTATCTTCAAGAGTCAAAAATAAAGAATTGCAGTTTATTTAAAATAAGCTGAGATGTAAAAGGATTGTTCTTAAATTTTCGGTTTGCGTCTAGTGGAGTCATTGTTAGCGTCATCGTTAAGTTGCAGCTCGAGGATGAGCTGCATGTCCAGGTTGGGTGTAGTGTTAGAGGAGTCAAAGGCCTATTGGGTCTTAGCCCATTAGAGTTAATTAGTCGTTTGTttaggggtcaagtaaacctctctatataaggagatgagatgtatcaatctaatcaagcaagagattagaaggaaatcccttctctcttgccggccgtgggcgaagccccgcggccggcgttcccagcgcccccaaccctagccgcctctCTCTCGCCCTCGCAGCCCAGCCATCTCGTGAACAATACCCGTGGCTATTGTAGCACCGCGAGTATTGTAGCGCGGCAGCAGCCGTCACTTCTTCCTCCACAATCCTCTCAATCCCACCTACCTCCTCCCCCTTGCGCGACCACGGCGCCCAGAAGCCGTCGGGCGCGCATCATCCTTCGTCCTCCTCAATCCACGCCTTCAACCTGCGCCCACGCCTTGGTAGTGGTAGGGATCCAATTCCTAACACTGGTACCACCGATTCCTGTTTCTGAAGGCTATGTCAGCATGTTCGCGTTACATCTGCCTGACAATAGATTCCTCGAAATCAAGAGTCAAATTCCCAGCAGGATAAACAGTGGTGCTAACTGCTAATTGTCTCTGTTGCCGTGACGCAGCTGGGCTCTGCCTTTCACCTGTGCCACTCTGACGGCCTGATCTGATCAGAGAAAAAGCGAGAGGCTAAGGCGTTCTCCAACGGCACCCCGTATCCCTccccccaccctacgtagggggggctttggggggagcgagccctccaacggctccccccacagctccccctatatacggggggagttgaaactccccccatatatagggtgagtttcaactccccctatatctctaatcacaccgtttcttcgcgatattaatctcgtttgagccccgtaacacgatgataatgcgtattatgacaatacaaatattgtatgatttttttaaaattcaaaaatattaaataaatagttagttaatgagtgatagtatatagggggaatagatatgaggggaatggttggagagaaggagttatagggagaggaatcttttggaggaaggtagtaaaatatagtaaatagtacgtttggggggagttggatgaggggaatggttggagaaagcctaaGGTGGCGGATGAGTGCGTGCCTTGGAATATAACTGACGGCTCTACTACCTGTCGAGCCTCGAGTGCCGGCTTGTAAAGTGTGACCAGCACTACGACTGTAGCGGAGAAACAAAACGTAAGTtggacggcggcgcgacggcgacaGATAACGACTGCAGGATGCAGCTAGAGGCTGGCCGGCTCGCACGAGCACGACCCCTCCGCGCGGAACGCTCCGGACAGATGGGAGTCGTTGAATCGCGGATAGGGATCACATCACCTAGACTCCCTGTACATCGTTCTCGGGGATCTTGGACCCTCTCGCCTAATCGCACTGAATGTACTCTACGTCTCTACCTCTGTGTTTTTGCTCGGGAGCTGATCCTTTTTTTAGGCGCAAGAATGCTGAAGATTTCAGACCAAGCTCTGAAACTACCGCAGCGCAGCCTTGTGGTTTCAGAGTTCAGAGCAAGCTCTCAAACCACTGCAGCAGCAGGACAATCTTGTTCTTGCATAGTTATAAGGCTACATCTGTACATCAACCGATGTATACAGTCTGTTatcgaaaaaaaaaaccctgctgTATACAGTCTGCTTGGAACGGGACCTTCTGGATTAGGGATTATGGTTGCAGGAATCAATTTCAAACATTCACCCAGCAACGTGAACCAGGCCAGCAGCCCCGCGCCGCATTCCGCGCGCGGACGCGCGCGCGCCCTATCTTGTGTGGCCTCTACGCTTTTTTTTTGAGCAGGTGTGGCCTCTACGCTTGGCGCCACTACCAACCGCCCACGTCTTCAGCGGCCGCGCCCACCAACCGCCTGGGAGGCCCTGCGCCCAGGTCCCACAAggcccccagccccacattcCCGCGATGGCCCCAGCTCCATGGGTCCACATAGGACACCCAGCATTAACCCGGGGGCAAAACGGCCATTTCGACCTCACCCGCCGCAGCCCTCGCTGAGACCGCTGAGACCCCACACAGCTACCTCGTcgacgtctctctctctctctctctctctctctcctcgccTCACCACCAAAGCCCCCGTCGTCAGGTAGGGGACGACGTCACAGCCAAACGCCTCCCGAATCCTCCACAAAACCCCGCGAAAAAGCCGTGCGAGTCACGAGGCGATCGTCCCCGAAACCCGCTAGGCCCGGAGGAGGGCCGGGGGTTTGGTGACCGGCTCCGGCCGCCGTGGTGCCTGGTTCTGGTTggtcgcgc from Panicum virgatum strain AP13 chromosome 9K, P.virgatum_v5, whole genome shotgun sequence encodes:
- the LOC120647031 gene encoding probable mitochondrial adenine nucleotide transporter BTL3, giving the protein MPWLEMWLPPAAGEGAVAAGLFLDGGDAAAHGALLAAMPGCSVPLGARSRRRRGAPPGFLSLTMSVKGGRGFVPGPVGLIAGAEEKGGAEEAEALVPGKKAVEDVAVAEGNVLLLQEKEKEKDARAGAGALNMTKHLWAGAVAAMVSRTVVAPLERLKLEYIVRGEQRNLFELMHAIAKAQGLKGFWKGNFVNILRTAPFKAVNFYAYDTYRKQLLKWSGNEETTNYERFIAGAFAGVTATLMCIPMDTIRTRMVAPGGEALGGVIGVARHMIQTEGFFSLYKGLVPSLISMAPSGAVFYGVYDILKMAYLHSPEGKKRVSMMKQQKQEANALDQLELGTVRTLLYGAIAGCCAEAATYPFEVVRRQLQMQVKATRMNAFATCLKIVDQGGVPALYAGLIPSLLQVLPSASISYFVYELMKIVLKVE